In Pseudomonadota bacterium, a single genomic region encodes these proteins:
- a CDS encoding type II toxin-antitoxin system RelE/ParE family toxin — protein sequence MIKSFADKETKQLFITGKSKRLPPELIKRTIRRLEYIHYALTLNDLMMPPINRLHALKEDRKGQYSISINDQQWRICFSFVEGDAYDVEITDYH from the coding sequence ATGATAAAATCTTTTGCCGATAAAGAAACGAAACAACTTTTTATAACAGGCAAATCAAAACGTCTGCCCCCTGAATTAATCAAACGGACCATAAGGCGCTTAGAATATATACATTATGCATTAACCTTAAATGATCTCATGATGCCTCCAATCAACCGGTTACACGCACTAAAAGAAGATAGGAAAGGACAATATTCAATATCGATCAATGACCAACAATGGCGAATCTGTTTTAGTTTCGTTGAAGGCGATGCCTACGATGTTGAAATAACTGATTACCATTGA
- a CDS encoding cupin domain-containing protein: protein MKNIFPEPIRNLPEADIPIDGIKAYLSQASNHQLIFMQFEKDADLPEHSHAAQVGFVLSGKIELIIDGAKKEYSKGDIYFIPENTKHSGKIYAGYADITFFNESDRYKAK, encoded by the coding sequence ATGAAAAATATATTTCCAGAACCAATAAGAAATTTGCCGGAAGCTGATATACCAATAGATGGTATCAAGGCGTATTTATCGCAGGCTTCTAATCATCAGTTGATATTTATGCAATTTGAAAAGGATGCTGACCTACCTGAGCACTCTCATGCTGCCCAGGTAGGATTTGTTCTTAGTGGGAAAATTGAATTGATAATAGATGGAGCCAAAAAAGAGTATAGTAAGGGTGATATTTACTTCATTCCTGAAAACACAAAGCATTCGGGAAAAATCTATGCCGGATATGCAGACATTACTTTTTTTAATGAGTCTGATCGCTATAAAGCGAAGTAA
- a CDS encoding HigA family addiction module antidote protein, translating to MTTTNTAKRECPPTHPGEMLREDFMPDFDLNATSMAMALGVSRQTINEILRERRAITPAMALRLSRLFGNSPEFWLNAQHAWDLWDSEQRFHKELSQIKPLKLHDIEVMIDRI from the coding sequence ATGACTACTACAAACACTGCAAAAAGAGAATGCCCCCCAACACATCCCGGCGAGATGCTCAGAGAAGATTTCATGCCGGATTTTGATCTGAACGCTACTTCAATGGCTATGGCTTTGGGTGTATCACGCCAGACTATTAATGAAATTTTAAGAGAACGACGGGCCATAACACCTGCCATGGCATTGAGATTATCCCGTCTTTTCGGGAATTCCCCCGAATTTTGGCTGAATGCCCAACATGCCTGGGATTTATGGGATTCCGAACAGCGGTTTCACAAAGAACTATCTCAAATTAAGCCCTTGAAGCTGCATGACATAGAAGTTATGATAGATAGAATTTGA
- a CDS encoding DUF2283 domain-containing protein, whose protein sequence is MKVKYFSDTDTAHVEFTDKEVNETKEISENIYVDIDAKGNIVSMTIEHAKDNAGLWEFSYQEMSHQTEKEYRASI, encoded by the coding sequence ATGAAAGTGAAATATTTTTCCGATACGGATACTGCTCACGTCGAATTCACCGATAAAGAAGTAAATGAGACTAAAGAAATAAGTGAAAATATCTATGTTGACATCGATGCTAAAGGCAATATCGTTAGTATGACTATTGAGCATGCAAAAGATAATGCCGGACTTTGGGAATTTTCATATCAAGAGATGTCGCATCAAACTGAAAAGGAGTATAGAGCATCAATTTGA
- a CDS encoding pyridoxamine 5'-phosphate oxidase family protein gives MRRKEKEITEKSEIEAVIHNSIVCRVGLAEDNIPYIVPLCYGYRDNTIYVHGSLEGKKINILRKNNNVCFEFDIDVEVLKGKNACEWGMKYESVIGFGKAFFIDNPEQKRKALNIIMSQYSKNLFQFTDSTIDKTSVIKIEIDSMTGKRSGFQ, from the coding sequence ATGAGAAGAAAAGAAAAAGAAATTACTGAAAAATCGGAGATCGAAGCTGTTATTCATAATTCGATTGTCTGTCGTGTCGGATTGGCTGAGGATAATATTCCGTACATTGTGCCCTTATGCTACGGATACCGGGACAATACGATTTATGTCCATGGTTCTTTGGAAGGAAAGAAAATAAATATTTTGCGGAAAAATAATAATGTTTGCTTTGAGTTTGATATAGATGTTGAGGTTTTAAAAGGCAAAAATGCCTGTGAGTGGGGCATGAAATATGAGAGTGTAATTGGCTTTGGTAAAGCATTTTTTATTGATAATCCGGAGCAAAAAAGAAAAGCATTAAATATTATCATGAGCCAATATTCGAAAAACTTATTCCAATTCACAGATAGTACTATCGATAAAACATCTGTGATTAAAATTGAAATAGATAGTATGACCGGCAAACGGTCCGGGTTCCAATAA